TGTTTTTTGATCATATCTTCCGGAACAGGATGAGGATCATTATAAATATCCGAAACCGAAATAAAAGAATCCAGAAAGCCATTATGATCAATAGAGTAGACATCGAACAGATTAAAATTCTTATAATCTATTTGGTCTTCTGCTTTTTTTATAGAGATATTGGAAACAGCTGCATCAGGAACTGGCTTTTTCTCCTCTTTTTTACACCCGGACATTACGAGCTGGCAGGAAAGTAGGGCAACGGCAGTATTAATTTTTATTAACTTTTTCAAAGGAAAACTTCCGTTGTTTTTTAGATATAACATATTTTAATAAAGTTTATAATAAGGTTCTGAATAATATTTGCTTGGCTTGATATAAGCTGTCTTTCTGTCCGCATCAAAGATCCAGTTGAATCTCCTCAGCATATCCGCCCCAAAGTAATTTTTAGTCTGTATTTTAGGCTCCCCAGTGAAAAAACCGGCTGCCACATCCTTCAGAACAAATTTACCAAGCTTAAAAAAAGGAAGCACTCCCTGTTTGGTGGTGAGAGTTGCTCCACTGGAGGTTTTCAGTTGCTTTTCCCCGGCTATTTTCAGGGTTTTATCAAGTTCTTTTTCCTCCGCGAAATCATTACTGTATAGCAATGCCCCGGAATACCCCGATTGCAGTAAAAATAAAGCTTCCTGCTGTCTTTTGCCATCAATAACATTGTCTGCGGTAATGGAGAACTGATCATTATTATAAAATAGCATAATGGGCAGATATCCCTTCAGATCAGGCTTTTTATCGTAAATAACAAACATATTGTTGTCATAGTCAATTTTAAAAGCTTTTCCCTGAAATAGTCCGGTTCCTATCTTTCCGTCTGCTTCATGACCGGTGAGTTCATTATCGAAAAAACGGACTTTATCCAGGCTTATTTTCCCGATATCTACCGTATTATCATCACTGATTTCATCTTTAAAGATAATATGATCCGCTTTACGTTGTCTTTGCGGCGAAATAGAAGCATCTTTCATAGCAATCTGGAACATCAGATCCAGTGAGTCCTTCTTGTTAACCAGCGCTTTTACAATGATATTATGATGTTTGGTAATCCGGAACGGAACTGTCTGCTGGGCTTTCAGATTAAAAAATCCGATAGTGAGCAGTAATAAAAGACTTGTTTTTTTGAGCATTATCAGGTAATTAGTTATTTAAAAATTTAAAATTACCGATTATCTTTGGAACGGCAAATAATAAAATGCTATGGTAGAAAAATTGCTTAACAGCGGGCTCCATTGGGAAAAGAAAGAATTCAGAAGAAATGAGTTCCTGAAAATCTCGGGAAGTACAGATACTCAGATTTATTTTGTTGAAAAAGGAAGCATCCGGATTTTCATGACCGATGAAAATGAAGAACGCATCATCCGTTTCGGGTATACCGGAAATATTATTGTTTCATTAGACTCTTTTTTATCTGGAAAACCGTCTGAATTTTATATTCAGGCCATCAAAAAAACAACAGTAAAAACCGCTTCAAAAAAAGATTTTTACGAATTTATTGATGCCAATGAAGAACATCTTAAATTCTGGACTTTGGTTCTTGAAGACCTCGTTCTTCAGCAGATCGAACGTGAAAAAGACCTGTTGATTAATTCTCCACGGGAACGGTATGCAAGAGTTTTGAAAAGAAGCCCGCAGCTCTTTCAGGAAATTCCGAATAAATATATTGCCAATTACCTCAGGATGTCTCCGGAAACTTTGTCCAGATTAAAAAAATCTT
This region of Chryseobacterium vaccae genomic DNA includes:
- a CDS encoding pepsin/retropepsin-like aspartic protease family protein; protein product: MLKKTSLLLLLTIGFFNLKAQQTVPFRITKHHNIIVKALVNKKDSLDLMFQIAMKDASISPQRQRKADHIIFKDEISDDNTVDIGKISLDKVRFFDNELTGHEADGKIGTGLFQGKAFKIDYDNNMFVIYDKKPDLKGYLPIMLFYNNDQFSITADNVIDGKRQQEALFLLQSGYSGALLYSNDFAEEKELDKTLKIAGEKQLKTSSGATLTTKQGVLPFFKLGKFVLKDVAAGFFTGEPKIQTKNYFGADMLRRFNWIFDADRKTAYIKPSKYYSEPYYKLY
- a CDS encoding Crp/Fnr family transcriptional regulator: MVEKLLNSGLHWEKKEFRRNEFLKISGSTDTQIYFVEKGSIRIFMTDENEERIIRFGYTGNIIVSLDSFLSGKPSEFYIQAIKKTTVKTASKKDFYEFIDANEEHLKFWTLVLEDLVLQQIEREKDLLINSPRERYARVLKRSPQLFQEIPNKYIANYLRMSPETLSRLKKS